The following are encoded together in the Takifugu flavidus isolate HTHZ2018 chromosome 22, ASM371156v2, whole genome shotgun sequence genome:
- the ppfia2 gene encoding liprin-alpha-2 isoform X4 codes for MMCEVMPTISEDTALSQRGSQSSASDPDSHFEQLMVNMLDERDRLLDTLRETQESLSLAQQHLQDVIYDRDSLQRQLSSALPQEFAALTKELNACREQLLEKEEEISELKAERNNTRLLLEHLECLVSRHERSLRMTVVKRQAQSPSGVSSEVEVLKALKSLFEHHKALDEKVRERLRVSLERVSALEEELTAANQEIVALREQNAHLQRKVASGEGEDDLLEGEAQQKIHGKRLSNGSLEPSHEASQVVELQDLLEKQNYELAQMKERMSSLSSRVSEVEQELETARKDLIKSEEMNNKYQRDIKEAMCQKEDMEERIVTLEKRYLSAQRESTTVHDINDKLENELANKEAFLRQMEEKNRQLQERLELAEQKLQQTMRKAETLPEVEAELAQRIAALTKSDSSSSSSPDDYHFVMEAKLQDMNSILRKAEERHGSIEERMRHLECQLEEKNQELLRARQREKMNEEHNKRLSDTVDRLLTESNERLQLHLKERMAALEEKNLLIQDSEGYRKQYEESIHEKSQLAEEIEKLRSELDQFRLRAGSLTDPTLSRSHLDTSGELRFSLGSLAETQSDHYRSAKVIRRPRRGRMGLRDAKAKSLGEQEWRSQQLGVLGGHFESDTEMSDIDDDDRETLFSSMDLLSPSGHSDAQTLAMMLQEQLDAINKEIRLIQEEKESTELRAEEIENRVASVSLEGLNLARMHHHGASITASATASSLASSSPPSGHSTPKLDPRSPARDMERMGVMTLPSDLRKHRRKIAAVDEDGREDKATIKCETSPPPTPRTVRMTHTLPASSHNDARGMGASLEAEASTLSSVASSQDSLHKQPKKKGIKSSIGRLFGKKEKGRMAHLAHRHVMLDPQATMMDLDGAGQDMGVSKLGTQAEKDRRLKKKHELLEEARRKGLPFAQWDGPTVVAWLELWLGMPAWYVAACRANVKSGAIMSALSDTEIQREIGISNPLHRLKLRLAIQEMVSLTSPSAPPTSRTPSGNVWVTHEEMETMAAPSKTKSQSEEGSWAQTLAYGDMNHEWIGNEWLPSLGLPQYRSYFMECLVDARMLDHLTKKDLRVHLKMVDSFHRTSLQYGIMCLKKLNYDRKELERRREHSQHEIRDVLVWSNERVIRWVQSVGLRDYANILLESGVHGALVALDDNFDYSSLALLLQIPTQNTQARQILEREYNNLLALGTDRRLDEVSTAGGRGVLTLPPLTAANAARLCIRQCDDKDFRGPSWRRQFPPRDIHGISMMPGSAETLPAGFRLTTTSGHSRRLPPEVLYEALDDSPDDMYLDWFQVGPSAVQRLDSSSVRTYSC; via the exons GAGTTCGCCGCCCTCACCAAGGAGCTGAACGCCTGCcgggagcagctgctggagaaggaggaggagatctcGGAGCTGAAAGCCGAGAGGAACAACACCAGG CTCCTGCTCGAGCATCTGGAGTGCCTGGTGTCCCGACACGAGCGCTCGCTCCGCATGACCGTGGTCAAGCGCCAGGCTCAGTCTCCCTCGGGGGTCTCCAGCGAAGTCGAGGTCCTCAAAGCGCTCAAGTCCTTGTTTGAACACCACAAAGCCCTCGATGAGAAG gtGAGGGAGAGGCTCCGGGTGTCTCTGGAGAGGGTGTCtgcactggaggaggagcttaCTGCTGCCAATCAGGAG ATTGTGGCCTTACGGGAGCAAAATGCGCACCTTCAGAGGAAAGTGGCgtcaggagagggagaagacgaCCTGCTGGAGGGCGAAGCTCAACAGAAGATCCACGGCAAG CGCCTGTCCAACGGCTCGCTGGAACCGTCCCACGAGGCGAGCcaggtggtggagctgcaggacctgctggagaagcagaacTACGAACTGGCCCAGATGAAGGAGCGCAtgtcctcgctctcctcccgCGTCTCCGAGGTGGAGCAAGAGCTGGAGACGGCCCGCAAGGACCTCATCAAGTCGGAGGAGATGAACAACAAGTACCAGAGGGACATCAAAGAG GCCATGTGTCAgaaggaggacatggaggaaCGCATCGTCACCTTGGAGAAACGCTACCTGAGCGCCCAGCGGGAGTCCACCACGGTGCACGACATCAACGACAAACTGGAGAACGAGTTGGCCAATAAGGAGGCCTTCCTCAGACAG atggaggagaagaaccggcagctgcaggagaggctgGAGCTGGCCGAGcagaagctccagcagaccaTGAGGAAGGCCGAGACGCTGCCGGAGGTGGAGGCCGAGCTGGCCCAGAGGATAGCGGCGCTCACCAAG tctgactccagctcctcttcctcccccgaTGATTATCACTTTGTTATGGAAGCTAAGCTCCAAGACATGAACTCCATTCTTAGGAAG GCGGAGGAGCGTCACGGGAGCATAGAGGAGCGGATGAGGCACTTGGAGtgccagctggaggagaagaaccaggagctgctgagg GCCCgacagagggagaagatgaaCGAGGAGCACAATAAGAGACTCTCGGACACGGTGGACCGGCTCCTCACAGAGTCCAACGAACGGCTCCAGCTGCACCTCAAGGAGAGAATGGCCGCTCTGGAAGAGAAG aacctgctgatccaAGACTCGGAAGGTTACAGGAAACAGTACGAAGAGTCCATCCATGAAAAA TCGCAGCTGGCCGAAGAGATCGAGAAGCTGAGGTCGGAGCTGGACCAGTTCAGGCTGAGGGCAGGCTCCCTCACGGACCCCACCCTGTCACG ctctcatctggacaCTTCGGGTGAGCTCCGATTCTCTCTGGGATCTCTGGCAGAGACCCAGTCGGACCACTACCGCTCAGCCAAAGTCATCCGGCGGCCGAGGAGAGGCCGGATGGGTCTGCGTGATGCCAAG GCGAAATCTCTGGGGGAGCAGGAGTGGCGCTCGCAGCAGCTGGGGGTTCTGGGAGGCCACTTCGAGAGCGACACGGAAATGTCGGACATCGACGACGACGACAGGGAAACGTTGTTCAGCTCCATGGACCTGCTGTCGCCCAGCGGACACTCGGACGCCCAGACTCTGGCCAtgatgctgcaggagcagctggacgcCATCAACAAGGAGATCCG GCTGatccaggaggagaaggagtcgACGGAGCTCCGGGCAGAAGAGATTGAAAACCGGGTGGCCAGCGTCAGCCTGGAGGGTCTCAACCTGGCCCGGATGCACCACCACGGAGCCTCCATCACCGCCTCGGCCACTGCGTCCTCCCTGGCCTCGTCCTCCCCGCCCAGCGGACACTCCACCCCAAAGCTGGACCCTCGAAGCCCCGCCCGCGATATGGAGCGGATGGGGGTGATGACACTG CCAAGCGATCTGAGGAAACACCGGAGAAAG ATAGCGGCGGTGGACGAGGATGGTCGCGAGGACAAGGCCACCATCAAGTGCGAGACCTCCCCACCTCCGACGCCGCGCACCGTGCGGATGACGCACACGCTGCCCGCCTCCTCGCACAACGACGCAAGAGG GATGGGGGCCTCTCTGGAAGCAGAGGCGAGCACGCTGAGCAGCGTCGCCAGCAGCCAGGACTCCCTCCACAAACAGCCCAAGAAGAAGGGCATCAAATCCTCCATCGGGCGCCTTTTCGGGAAGAAAGAGAAGGGCAGGATGGCCCACCTGGCACACAGACACGTCATGCTGGATCCACAAG cGACCATGATGGACCTGGACGGGGCGGGCCAGGACATGGGGGTGAGCAAGCTGGGAACTCAGGCCGAGAAGGACCGCAGGTTGAAAAAGAA AcacgagctgctggaggaggccagGAGAAAAGGTTTACCCTTCGCCCAGTGGGACGGCCCCACTGTGGTGGCCTGGCTGGAG CTGTGGTTAGGAATGCCAGCGTGGTACGTGGCGGCGTGCCGTGCCAACGTGAAGAGCGGAGCCATCATGTCTGCCCTTTCGGACACAGAGATCCAGAGGGAGATCGGCATCAGTAACCCTCTGCACCGGCTCAAGCTTCGCCTCGCCATCCAGGAAATGGTCTCGCTCACCAGCCCctcagccccgcccacctccagAACC CCGTCAGGCAACGTTTGGGTGACCCACGAGGAGATGGAGACCATGGCAGCCCCGTCCAAAACG AAATCCCAGTCTGAAGAGGGCAGCTGGGCTCAG actctggCCTACGGCGACATGAACCACGAGTGGATCGGGAACGAATGGCTGCCCAGTCTCGGACTACCTCAGTACCGCAGCTACTTCATGGAGTGCCTGGTGGACGCACGCATGCTGGACCACCTCACCAAGAAGGACCTGAGGGTGCACCTCAAAATGGTGGACAGCTTCCACAG AACCAGTTTACAGTACGGAATCATGTGTCTGAAGAAGCTCAACTACGACAGGAAGGAGCTGGAGCGCCGCAGAGAGCACAGCCAGCACGAGATCAGAG ATGTGCTGGTGTGGAGCAACGAGCGGGTCATCCGGTGGGTCCAGAGCGTAGGCCTGAGGGACTACGCCAACATCCTCCTGGAGAGCGGCGTGCACGGCGCTCTGGTCGCCCTGGATGACAACTTCGACTACAGCAGTCTGGCGCTGCTCCTCCAGATCCCCACGCAAAACACTCAG GCACGTCAGATTCTGGAGCGGGAGTACAATAACCTGCTGGCCCTGGGCACCGACAGGAGGCTGGACGAGGTGAGCACAGCGGGGGGTCGCGGCGTGCTAACGCTGCCGCCGCTAACGGCCGCTAACGCTGCCCGTCTTTGTATCCGTCAGTGCGATGACAAAGACTTCAGAGGTCCGTCCTGGCGGCGGCAGTTCCCCCCCCGAGACATTCACGGTATAAGTATGATGCCCGGCTCGGCGGAGACGCTCCCTGCCGGATTCCGTCTCACCACGACGTCCGGACACTCCCGAAGGCTGCCCCCCGAAG TCCTGTATGAGGCCCTGGACGACAGTCCTGACGACATGTATTTGGACTGGTTTCAAG TCGGACCCTCCGCGGTGCAGCGGCTGGACAGCTCCTCGGTGAGAACCTattcctgctga
- the ppfia2 gene encoding liprin-alpha-2 isoform X14 — MMCEVMPTISEDTALSQRGSQSSASDPDSHFEQLMVNMLDERDRLLDTLRETQESLSLAQQHLQDVIYDRDSLQRQLSSALPQEFAALTKELNACREQLLEKEEEISELKAERNNTRLLLEHLECLVSRHERSLRMTVVKRQAQSPSGVSSEVEVLKALKSLFEHHKALDEKVRERLRVSLERVSALEEELTAANQEIVALREQNAHLQRKVASGEGEDDLLEGEAQQKIHGKRLSNGSLEPSHEASQVVELQDLLEKQNYELAQMKERMSSLSSRVSEVEQELETARKDLIKSEEMNNKYQRDIKEAMCQKEDMEERIVTLEKRYLSAQRESTTVHDINDKLENELANKEAFLRQMEEKNRQLQERLELAEQKLQQTMRKAETLPEVEAELAQRIAALTKSDSSSSSSPDDYHFVMEAKLQDMNSILRKVVPQGLAATADSCRQQTSSISLAEERHGSIEERMRHLECQLEEKNQELLRARQREKMNEEHNKRLSDTVDRLLTESNERLQLHLKERMAALEEKNLLIQDSEGYRKQYEESIHEKSQLAEEIEKLRSELDQFRLRAGSLTDPTLSRSHLDTSGELRFSLGSLAETQSDHYRSAKVIRRPRRGRMGLRDAKAKSLGEQEWRSQQLGVLGGHFESDTEMSDIDDDDRETLFSSMDLLSPSGHSDAQTLAMMLQEQLDAINKEIRLIQEEKESTELRAEEIENRVASVSLEGLNLARMHHHGASITASATASSLASSSPPSGHSTPKLDPRSPARDMERMGVMTLPSDLRKHRRKIAAVDEDGREDKATIKCETSPPPTPRTVRMTHTLPASSHNDARGMGASLEAEASTLSSVASSQDSLHKQPKKKGIKSSIGRLFGKKEKGRMAHLAHRHVMLDPQATMMDLDGAGQDMGVSKLGTQAEKDRRLKKKHELLEEARRKGLPFAQWDGPTVVAWLELWLGMPAWYVAACRANVKSGAIMSALSDTEIQREIGISNPLHRLKLRLAIQEMVSLTSPSAPPTSRTWCCSSSLTLLAPPTGPVLPTLLLLLCLLGSAPSP; from the exons GAGTTCGCCGCCCTCACCAAGGAGCTGAACGCCTGCcgggagcagctgctggagaaggaggaggagatctcGGAGCTGAAAGCCGAGAGGAACAACACCAGG CTCCTGCTCGAGCATCTGGAGTGCCTGGTGTCCCGACACGAGCGCTCGCTCCGCATGACCGTGGTCAAGCGCCAGGCTCAGTCTCCCTCGGGGGTCTCCAGCGAAGTCGAGGTCCTCAAAGCGCTCAAGTCCTTGTTTGAACACCACAAAGCCCTCGATGAGAAG gtGAGGGAGAGGCTCCGGGTGTCTCTGGAGAGGGTGTCtgcactggaggaggagcttaCTGCTGCCAATCAGGAG ATTGTGGCCTTACGGGAGCAAAATGCGCACCTTCAGAGGAAAGTGGCgtcaggagagggagaagacgaCCTGCTGGAGGGCGAAGCTCAACAGAAGATCCACGGCAAG CGCCTGTCCAACGGCTCGCTGGAACCGTCCCACGAGGCGAGCcaggtggtggagctgcaggacctgctggagaagcagaacTACGAACTGGCCCAGATGAAGGAGCGCAtgtcctcgctctcctcccgCGTCTCCGAGGTGGAGCAAGAGCTGGAGACGGCCCGCAAGGACCTCATCAAGTCGGAGGAGATGAACAACAAGTACCAGAGGGACATCAAAGAG GCCATGTGTCAgaaggaggacatggaggaaCGCATCGTCACCTTGGAGAAACGCTACCTGAGCGCCCAGCGGGAGTCCACCACGGTGCACGACATCAACGACAAACTGGAGAACGAGTTGGCCAATAAGGAGGCCTTCCTCAGACAG atggaggagaagaaccggcagctgcaggagaggctgGAGCTGGCCGAGcagaagctccagcagaccaTGAGGAAGGCCGAGACGCTGCCGGAGGTGGAGGCCGAGCTGGCCCAGAGGATAGCGGCGCTCACCAAG tctgactccagctcctcttcctcccccgaTGATTATCACTTTGTTATGGAAGCTAAGCTCCAAGACATGAACTCCATTCTTAGGAAGGTAGTCCCACAGGGCCTCGCAGCTACTGCCGACTCCTGTAGACAGCAGACTTCATCCATCTCTCTC GCGGAGGAGCGTCACGGGAGCATAGAGGAGCGGATGAGGCACTTGGAGtgccagctggaggagaagaaccaggagctgctgagg GCCCgacagagggagaagatgaaCGAGGAGCACAATAAGAGACTCTCGGACACGGTGGACCGGCTCCTCACAGAGTCCAACGAACGGCTCCAGCTGCACCTCAAGGAGAGAATGGCCGCTCTGGAAGAGAAG aacctgctgatccaAGACTCGGAAGGTTACAGGAAACAGTACGAAGAGTCCATCCATGAAAAA TCGCAGCTGGCCGAAGAGATCGAGAAGCTGAGGTCGGAGCTGGACCAGTTCAGGCTGAGGGCAGGCTCCCTCACGGACCCCACCCTGTCACG ctctcatctggacaCTTCGGGTGAGCTCCGATTCTCTCTGGGATCTCTGGCAGAGACCCAGTCGGACCACTACCGCTCAGCCAAAGTCATCCGGCGGCCGAGGAGAGGCCGGATGGGTCTGCGTGATGCCAAG GCGAAATCTCTGGGGGAGCAGGAGTGGCGCTCGCAGCAGCTGGGGGTTCTGGGAGGCCACTTCGAGAGCGACACGGAAATGTCGGACATCGACGACGACGACAGGGAAACGTTGTTCAGCTCCATGGACCTGCTGTCGCCCAGCGGACACTCGGACGCCCAGACTCTGGCCAtgatgctgcaggagcagctggacgcCATCAACAAGGAGATCCG GCTGatccaggaggagaaggagtcgACGGAGCTCCGGGCAGAAGAGATTGAAAACCGGGTGGCCAGCGTCAGCCTGGAGGGTCTCAACCTGGCCCGGATGCACCACCACGGAGCCTCCATCACCGCCTCGGCCACTGCGTCCTCCCTGGCCTCGTCCTCCCCGCCCAGCGGACACTCCACCCCAAAGCTGGACCCTCGAAGCCCCGCCCGCGATATGGAGCGGATGGGGGTGATGACACTG CCAAGCGATCTGAGGAAACACCGGAGAAAG ATAGCGGCGGTGGACGAGGATGGTCGCGAGGACAAGGCCACCATCAAGTGCGAGACCTCCCCACCTCCGACGCCGCGCACCGTGCGGATGACGCACACGCTGCCCGCCTCCTCGCACAACGACGCAAGAGG GATGGGGGCCTCTCTGGAAGCAGAGGCGAGCACGCTGAGCAGCGTCGCCAGCAGCCAGGACTCCCTCCACAAACAGCCCAAGAAGAAGGGCATCAAATCCTCCATCGGGCGCCTTTTCGGGAAGAAAGAGAAGGGCAGGATGGCCCACCTGGCACACAGACACGTCATGCTGGATCCACAAG cGACCATGATGGACCTGGACGGGGCGGGCCAGGACATGGGGGTGAGCAAGCTGGGAACTCAGGCCGAGAAGGACCGCAGGTTGAAAAAGAA AcacgagctgctggaggaggccagGAGAAAAGGTTTACCCTTCGCCCAGTGGGACGGCCCCACTGTGGTGGCCTGGCTGGAG CTGTGGTTAGGAATGCCAGCGTGGTACGTGGCGGCGTGCCGTGCCAACGTGAAGAGCGGAGCCATCATGTCTGCCCTTTCGGACACAGAGATCCAGAGGGAGATCGGCATCAGTAACCCTCTGCACCGGCTCAAGCTTCGCCTCGCCATCCAGGAAATGGTCTCGCTCACCAGCCCctcagccccgcccacctccagAACC tggtgctgctcttcttctttaaCACTGCTTGCCCCTCCCACTGGACCTGTACTAccaaccctgctgctgctgctctgtctcttGGGCTCCGCACCCTCTCCGTAG